A stretch of the Xyrauchen texanus isolate HMW12.3.18 chromosome 20, RBS_HiC_50CHRs, whole genome shotgun sequence genome encodes the following:
- the LOC127660867 gene encoding ninein-like isoform X1 gives MDGVRDQYEEQLKEVFESFDGSGLGSLCPEELTDLCRTLQLEENTLNTLVHALLQDQLSERVDFEQFKDALILVLSSTNTNDPQECPERPDSPEVQPRFVKGSKRYGRRSAPEFIHTDPYTQAEDEKDEDAQDTDDRTVPRKRERWNADVSISEEFEAEGQLHLWNPDEPSTPCSNVVPLCDLEERFQNACRELSLPMNGMATLQQLHTLCQHTGIEVGEDLYQCADESMMDVQEFVSYIINHSKPPTPSVSTPYRQLKRLHLTQFDETGRRVSCALSSTIGLQLFSVLDDGSGHAPTETLLYRWMEGGVDNSSEILQALDFNLEGKVNLSELTLALENELLSSKNAIHQAALVSFKAEIRHLLECVDLERCEKERIRSDLDKAEKLKSQLASEVDDHHAAIERNNELNLRKLEQEYKESMTALRAELSKEVELVQQQSNQQREELEQEIGKMRDDENVLREHLMLTMKENGRLETELLESTEKLVEAENQINKLQKNLDAVLKDRFGDLDPDSAEFYQQEDRLRQLRRNYEEQCRELQDHIDELETQLEEYQTLGSITSTRPEQSLSEELARKSPDTGLGSQKQQTLNMTLETEMLLEQHQREIENIRAMIQEEQHSAEEERSCLSLQHQQEVQILREEMARALERANRLQLEVSALHTLHQQELSSLMQELQDTRSRAEQLKEQVGVLEEKQTAYEEHSKAHAEEISVMEFKYQKALVASLQEQRDRLQEEREKEERRLTEQWKQELEHLQRSHKEVLSAQLEEVQQKTEWECVELEKRLREEWEQEREKLEEVSKEALQAILEERSERERRLREQQDEEHALLEKQHHAVLLQHLEEEREHFRAQQEENKSIMMEHWCTERSQLEKQSEEALQASLKQERERLQAEREEEERRWQHVLNEEQNRMEETHRKAMQELSAKHCKERERLSSLLEKLRTDIAEERSEVCRLAKENLILKHKISTVREEDLRENQENFRLQHINQGKRTAQAFHRQLSEPRRLGQQLEEDNILLQQTAEHFFRHTGQEVMRHHDQSPGNEMNGFQLFDRDDFVSRTEKELLRAELHRCIEKVMSLDSSLQTLTQQNARLKSDLRITQQERDALKQEVISLHKQMQSANEKLLKVSVVSAGQQQGRRVWAELSCLMEAEHDSLTAENQQLKRQISEICSELQTAKDQIRQLEVLSMKHRGLVKTADQEKSALKREMESLHAQLLSARNKAQLAAVLPSSPLQLPGEQRRQHHGDGPNFNMKDEREVVLLQMEERMSEVELMLRNLKLLLQEKVSQLKEQLTRNGEADVLIKDLYVENAQLLKALEKTEQRQKVVEKKNFLLEEKISSLNKIVRDLGPSPLTPTPYHFTHS, from the exons ATGGATGGAGTGAGGGATCAGTATGAGGAACAATTGAAAGAGGTTTTTGAGAGTTTTGATGGCAGTGGTTTGGGCTCTCTGTGTCCTGAGGAACTGACCGATCTCTGCCGCACCCTTCAACTGGAGGAGAACACGCTGAACACACTTGTACACGCATTACTGCAGGACCAGCTCAGTGAACGG GTGGATTTTGAGCAGTTTAAAGACGCTCTGATTCTTGTGTTATCGAGCACCAACACCAATGATCCACAGGAATGTCCTGAACGACCAG ATTCCCCAGAAGTCCAGCCACGCTTTGTGAAGGGCAGTAAACGTTATGGCCGCCGTTCTGCTCCAGAGTTCATACACACAGATCCATACACACAGGCTGAAGATGAGAAGGATGAAGATGCTCAAGACACTGATGACAGGACTGTACCCAGGAAACGTGAG CGCTGGAACGCTGACGTTAGCATTTCTGAAGAGTTTGAGGCAGAAG GTCAGCTGCACCTTTGGAACCCTGATGAACCCAGCACACCATGTAGCAATGTAGTGCCACTCTGTGACTTGGAGGAACGTTTCCAGAATGCTTGCCGTGAGCTCTCTCTACCAATGAATGGCATGGCCACATTGCAACAGCTACACACACTCTGCCAGCACACAGGCATAGAG GTGGGTGAGGATCTGTACCAGTGTGCTGATGAAAGCATGATGGACGTGCAGGAGTTTGTGTCATACATTATAAACCACAGCAAACCACCCACACCATCAGTTTCTACACCCTACAGACAATTAAAGAGACTCCACTTAACTCAG TTTGACGAAACTGGCCGTAGGGTCTCATGTGCATTGAGCAGTACAATCGGTCTGCAGCTGTTTTCAGTTTTGGATGATGGATCAGGTCATGCTCCTACTGAAACTCTGCTCTACAGGTGGATGGAAGGAGGAGTAGACAACAGCTCTGAGATCCtgcag GCTCTGGATTTTAATCTGGAAGGCAAAGTGAATCTATCAGAGCTGACTCTTGCTCTAGAGAATGAACTACTGAGCTCTAAGAACGCAATCCACCAGGCGGCGTTAGTGAGCTTTAAGGCAGAAATCAGACATCTGCT TGAGTGTGTTGACCTGGAAAGATGTGAGAAGGAGAGAATTCGCTCTGATCTGGACAAAGCAGAGAAGCTCAAGTCTCAGCTGGCATCTGAAGTGGATGACCACCATGCTGCTATTGAGCGCAATAATGAACTCAATCTCAG GAAGTTGGAGCAGGAATATAAAGAGAGTATGACAGCTCTGAGGGCAGAGCTAAGTAAAGAGGTGGAGCTTGTGCAGCAACAGTCCAATCAGCAACGAGAAGAACTGGAACAGGAAATTGGCAAGATGCGAGATGATGAAAATGTCCTACGAGAACACCTAATGCTCACCATGAAA GAGAACGGCCGTCTGGAAACTGAACTTCTCGAGAGCACAGAGAAACTGGTGGAGGCTGAAAACCAGATTAACAAACTACAGAAAAACCTGGATGCAGTTTTGAAAGATAGG ttTGGTGATTTGGATCCAGACAGTGCCGAGTTCTACCAGCAAGAGGACCGTCTGAGACAGCTACGTAGGAACTATGAGGAGCAGTGTAGG GAGTTACAGGATCATATAGATGAGTTGGAAACTCAGTTGGAGGAATATCAAACTTTAGGCAGCATTACCTCAACACGTCCTGAACAGAGTCTTTCCGAGGAACTGGCCAGAAAGAGCCCAGACACAG GTTTAGGTTCTCAGAagcagcagacattaaacatgaCTTTGGAGACGGAGATGCTACTGGAGCAACACCAAAGAGAGATAGAAAACATCAGGGCCATG ATACAAGAAGAACAACACAGTGCAGAGGAGGAGAGGAGTTGTCTTTCCCTGCAGCACCAACAGGAGGTGCAGATTTTGAGGGAGGAGATGGCAAGAGCGCTAGAACGAGCAAACAGGCTGCAGCTGGAAGTGTCTGCACTCCACACTCTCCATCAGCAGGAGCTCAGCTCTCTCATGCAAGAGTTGCAGGACACTAGGAGCCGTGCAGAGCAGCTGAAGGAGCAGGTGGGAGTTCTGGAGGAGAAACAGACTGCTTATGAGGAGCATAGCAAAGCACATGCAGAGGAGATCAGCGTGATGGAATTTAAGTACCAGAAGGCGCTAGTGGCAAGTCTGCAGGAGCAGAGAGACAGACTGCAGGAAGAAAGGGAAAAGGAAGAGAGGAGGCTCACGGAGCAGTGGAAACAAGAGCTGGAACATTTGCAGAGGAGCCATAAGGAGGTTCTTAGTGCTCAGCTTGAGGAGGTGCAGCAGAAAACCGAATGGGAGTGTGTGGAGCTGGAGAAGAGGCTAAGGGAGGAGTGGGAACAGGAAAGGGAGAAGTTAGAGGAGGTCAGTAAGGAGGCACTACAGGCCATACTGGAGGagaggagcgagagagagagaaggctcAGGGAGCAGCAGGATGAGGAGCATGCTTTATTGGAGAAGCAGCATCATGCTGTTCTCCTACAGCATTTAGAGGAGGAGCGGGAACACTTCCGTGCACAGCAGGAGGAGAACAAGAGCATCATGATGGAGCACTGGTGTACAGAGAGATCTCAGCTGGAGAAACAAAGTGAGGAGGCACTGCAGGCCAGTTTAAAACAGGAAAGAGAGCGACTGCAAGCAGAGAgagaagaggaagagaggaggtGGCAGCATGTACTAAATGAAGAGCAAAACCGGATGGAGGAGACACACAGGAAGGCCATGCAGGAGCTAAGTGCCAAACactgcaaagagagagagagactcagcaGCCTTCTTGAAAAATTGCGCACTGACATTGCAGAAGAGAG GAGTGAAGTGTGTCGTCTGGCGAAAGAAAACCTCATTCTAAAGCACAAGATCTCAACCGTCAGAgaggaggacctgagagagaACCAGGAGAACTTTCG TCTTCAGCACATCAATCAGGGGAAGAGAACGGCACAAGCTTTTCATAGACAG CTCTCAGAGCCACGCCGTCTTGGGCAGCAGCTGGAGGAGGATAATATTTTATTACAACAGACTGCAGAGCATTTCTTTCGACATACTGGCCAGGAAGTGATGCGTCACCATGACCAAAGCCCAGGCAATGAGATGAATGGG TTCCAGTTGTTTGATCGGGATGATTTTGTATCCAGAACAGAGAAGGAACTGCTTAGAGCAGAACTGCATCGCTGTATAGaaaag GTGATGTCATTGGACTCCTCTTTACAGACGCTCACTCAGCAGAACGCTCGTCTCAAATCTGACCTACGCATCACACAACAGGAAAGAGATGCCCTCAAACAGGAAGTGATTTCACTCCACAAACAAATGCAATCTGCTAATGAGAAG TTGTTGAAGGTCTCTGTTGTGTCTGCTGGTCAGCAGCAGGGAAGGCGTGTGTGGGCGGAACTTTCATGCCTTATGGAGGCGGAGCATGACTCATTAACAGCTGAGAACCAGCAACTAAAGCGACAAATTAGTGAGATTTGCTCAGAGCTCCAAACAGCAAAGGACCAG ATTCGTCAGCTAGAGGTGTTGAGTATGAAACATAGAGGGCTGGTGAAAACTGCAGATCAAGAAAAATCAGCCTTGAAACGTGAAATGGAGTCTCTTCACGCACAGCTGCTGTCAGCACGGAACAAG GCTCAGCTGGCTGCAGTCTTGCCCTCATCTCCTCTACAGTTGCCAGGGGAACAGAGGAGACAGCACCATGGTGACGGCCCCAACTTCAACATGAAG GATGAGCGGGAGGTGGTGCTTTTACAGATGGAGGAGAGAATGAGTGAGGTGGAGCTCATGCTAAGAAACCTCAAACTGTTGCTACAGGAGAAAGTCTCTCAGCTGAAAGAACAG TTGACTAGAAACGGTGAAGCTGATGTGTTAATTAAAGACCTGTATGTGGAGAACGCTCAGCTGCTGAAGGCCCTGGAGAAAACAGAGCAACGTCAGAAAGTAGTAGAGAAGAAGAACTTCCTCCTGGAGGAGAAAATTTCCAGTCTCAACAAGATTGTCCGTGACCTTGGCCCTTCTCCGCTGACCCCTACACCCTACCACTTTACACACTCGTGA
- the LOC127660867 gene encoding ninein-like isoform X2 codes for MDGVRDQYEEQLKEVFESFDGSGLGSLCPEELTDLCRTLQLEENTLNTLVHALLQDQLSERVDFEQFKDALILVLSSTNTNDPQECPERPDSPEVQPRFVKGSKRYGRRSAPEFIHTDPYTQAEDEKDEDAQDTDDRTVPRKRERWNADVSISEEFEAEGQLHLWNPDEPSTPCSNVVPLCDLEERFQNACRELSLPMNGMATLQQLHTLCQHTGIEVGEDLYQCADESMMDVQEFVSYIINHSKPPTPSVSTPYRQLKRLHLTQFDETGRRVSCALSSTIGLQLFSVLDDGSGHAPTETLLYRWMEGGVDNSSEILQALDFNLEGKVNLSELTLALENELLSSKNAIHQAALVSFKAEIRHLLECVDLERCEKERIRSDLDKAEKLKSQLASEVDDHHAAIERNNELNLRKLEQEYKESMTALRAELSKEVELVQQQSNQQREELEQEIGKMRDDENVLREHLMLTMKENGRLETELLESTEKLVEAENQINKLQKNLDAVLKDRFGDLDPDSAEFYQQEDRLRQLRRNYEEQCRELQDHIDELETQLEEYQTLGSITSTRPEQSLSEELARKSPDTGLGSQKQQTLNMTLETEMLLEQHQREIENIRAMIQEEQHSAEEERSCLSLQHQQEVQILREEMARALERANRLQLEVSALHTLHQQELSSLMQELQDTRSRAEQLKEQVGVLEEKQTAYEEHSKAHAEEISVMEFKYQKALVASLQEQRDRLQEEREKEERRLTEQWKQELEHLQRSHKEVLSAQLEEVQQKTEWECVELEKRLREEWEQEREKLEEVSKEALQAILEERSERERRLREQQDEEHALLEKQHHAVLLQHLEEEREHFRAQQEENKSIMMEHWCTERSQLEKQSEEALQASLKQERERLQAEREEEERRWQHVLNEEQNRMEETHRKAMQELSAKHCKERERLSSLLEKLRTDIAEERSEVCRLAKENLILKHKISTVREEDLRENQENFRLQHINQGKRTAQAFHRQLSEPRRLGQQLEEDNILLQQTAEHFFRHTGQEVMRHHDQSPGNEMNGFQLFDRDDFVSRTEKELLRAELHRCIEKVMSLDSSLQTLTQQNARLKSDLRITQQERDALKQEVISLHKQMQSANEKQGRRVWAELSCLMEAEHDSLTAENQQLKRQISEICSELQTAKDQIRQLEVLSMKHRGLVKTADQEKSALKREMESLHAQLLSARNKAQLAAVLPSSPLQLPGEQRRQHHGDGPNFNMKDEREVVLLQMEERMSEVELMLRNLKLLLQEKVSQLKEQLTRNGEADVLIKDLYVENAQLLKALEKTEQRQKVVEKKNFLLEEKISSLNKIVRDLGPSPLTPTPYHFTHS; via the exons ATGGATGGAGTGAGGGATCAGTATGAGGAACAATTGAAAGAGGTTTTTGAGAGTTTTGATGGCAGTGGTTTGGGCTCTCTGTGTCCTGAGGAACTGACCGATCTCTGCCGCACCCTTCAACTGGAGGAGAACACGCTGAACACACTTGTACACGCATTACTGCAGGACCAGCTCAGTGAACGG GTGGATTTTGAGCAGTTTAAAGACGCTCTGATTCTTGTGTTATCGAGCACCAACACCAATGATCCACAGGAATGTCCTGAACGACCAG ATTCCCCAGAAGTCCAGCCACGCTTTGTGAAGGGCAGTAAACGTTATGGCCGCCGTTCTGCTCCAGAGTTCATACACACAGATCCATACACACAGGCTGAAGATGAGAAGGATGAAGATGCTCAAGACACTGATGACAGGACTGTACCCAGGAAACGTGAG CGCTGGAACGCTGACGTTAGCATTTCTGAAGAGTTTGAGGCAGAAG GTCAGCTGCACCTTTGGAACCCTGATGAACCCAGCACACCATGTAGCAATGTAGTGCCACTCTGTGACTTGGAGGAACGTTTCCAGAATGCTTGCCGTGAGCTCTCTCTACCAATGAATGGCATGGCCACATTGCAACAGCTACACACACTCTGCCAGCACACAGGCATAGAG GTGGGTGAGGATCTGTACCAGTGTGCTGATGAAAGCATGATGGACGTGCAGGAGTTTGTGTCATACATTATAAACCACAGCAAACCACCCACACCATCAGTTTCTACACCCTACAGACAATTAAAGAGACTCCACTTAACTCAG TTTGACGAAACTGGCCGTAGGGTCTCATGTGCATTGAGCAGTACAATCGGTCTGCAGCTGTTTTCAGTTTTGGATGATGGATCAGGTCATGCTCCTACTGAAACTCTGCTCTACAGGTGGATGGAAGGAGGAGTAGACAACAGCTCTGAGATCCtgcag GCTCTGGATTTTAATCTGGAAGGCAAAGTGAATCTATCAGAGCTGACTCTTGCTCTAGAGAATGAACTACTGAGCTCTAAGAACGCAATCCACCAGGCGGCGTTAGTGAGCTTTAAGGCAGAAATCAGACATCTGCT TGAGTGTGTTGACCTGGAAAGATGTGAGAAGGAGAGAATTCGCTCTGATCTGGACAAAGCAGAGAAGCTCAAGTCTCAGCTGGCATCTGAAGTGGATGACCACCATGCTGCTATTGAGCGCAATAATGAACTCAATCTCAG GAAGTTGGAGCAGGAATATAAAGAGAGTATGACAGCTCTGAGGGCAGAGCTAAGTAAAGAGGTGGAGCTTGTGCAGCAACAGTCCAATCAGCAACGAGAAGAACTGGAACAGGAAATTGGCAAGATGCGAGATGATGAAAATGTCCTACGAGAACACCTAATGCTCACCATGAAA GAGAACGGCCGTCTGGAAACTGAACTTCTCGAGAGCACAGAGAAACTGGTGGAGGCTGAAAACCAGATTAACAAACTACAGAAAAACCTGGATGCAGTTTTGAAAGATAGG ttTGGTGATTTGGATCCAGACAGTGCCGAGTTCTACCAGCAAGAGGACCGTCTGAGACAGCTACGTAGGAACTATGAGGAGCAGTGTAGG GAGTTACAGGATCATATAGATGAGTTGGAAACTCAGTTGGAGGAATATCAAACTTTAGGCAGCATTACCTCAACACGTCCTGAACAGAGTCTTTCCGAGGAACTGGCCAGAAAGAGCCCAGACACAG GTTTAGGTTCTCAGAagcagcagacattaaacatgaCTTTGGAGACGGAGATGCTACTGGAGCAACACCAAAGAGAGATAGAAAACATCAGGGCCATG ATACAAGAAGAACAACACAGTGCAGAGGAGGAGAGGAGTTGTCTTTCCCTGCAGCACCAACAGGAGGTGCAGATTTTGAGGGAGGAGATGGCAAGAGCGCTAGAACGAGCAAACAGGCTGCAGCTGGAAGTGTCTGCACTCCACACTCTCCATCAGCAGGAGCTCAGCTCTCTCATGCAAGAGTTGCAGGACACTAGGAGCCGTGCAGAGCAGCTGAAGGAGCAGGTGGGAGTTCTGGAGGAGAAACAGACTGCTTATGAGGAGCATAGCAAAGCACATGCAGAGGAGATCAGCGTGATGGAATTTAAGTACCAGAAGGCGCTAGTGGCAAGTCTGCAGGAGCAGAGAGACAGACTGCAGGAAGAAAGGGAAAAGGAAGAGAGGAGGCTCACGGAGCAGTGGAAACAAGAGCTGGAACATTTGCAGAGGAGCCATAAGGAGGTTCTTAGTGCTCAGCTTGAGGAGGTGCAGCAGAAAACCGAATGGGAGTGTGTGGAGCTGGAGAAGAGGCTAAGGGAGGAGTGGGAACAGGAAAGGGAGAAGTTAGAGGAGGTCAGTAAGGAGGCACTACAGGCCATACTGGAGGagaggagcgagagagagagaaggctcAGGGAGCAGCAGGATGAGGAGCATGCTTTATTGGAGAAGCAGCATCATGCTGTTCTCCTACAGCATTTAGAGGAGGAGCGGGAACACTTCCGTGCACAGCAGGAGGAGAACAAGAGCATCATGATGGAGCACTGGTGTACAGAGAGATCTCAGCTGGAGAAACAAAGTGAGGAGGCACTGCAGGCCAGTTTAAAACAGGAAAGAGAGCGACTGCAAGCAGAGAgagaagaggaagagaggaggtGGCAGCATGTACTAAATGAAGAGCAAAACCGGATGGAGGAGACACACAGGAAGGCCATGCAGGAGCTAAGTGCCAAACactgcaaagagagagagagactcagcaGCCTTCTTGAAAAATTGCGCACTGACATTGCAGAAGAGAG GAGTGAAGTGTGTCGTCTGGCGAAAGAAAACCTCATTCTAAAGCACAAGATCTCAACCGTCAGAgaggaggacctgagagagaACCAGGAGAACTTTCG TCTTCAGCACATCAATCAGGGGAAGAGAACGGCACAAGCTTTTCATAGACAG CTCTCAGAGCCACGCCGTCTTGGGCAGCAGCTGGAGGAGGATAATATTTTATTACAACAGACTGCAGAGCATTTCTTTCGACATACTGGCCAGGAAGTGATGCGTCACCATGACCAAAGCCCAGGCAATGAGATGAATGGG TTCCAGTTGTTTGATCGGGATGATTTTGTATCCAGAACAGAGAAGGAACTGCTTAGAGCAGAACTGCATCGCTGTATAGaaaag GTGATGTCATTGGACTCCTCTTTACAGACGCTCACTCAGCAGAACGCTCGTCTCAAATCTGACCTACGCATCACACAACAGGAAAGAGATGCCCTCAAACAGGAAGTGATTTCACTCCACAAACAAATGCAATCTGCTAATGAGAAG CAGGGAAGGCGTGTGTGGGCGGAACTTTCATGCCTTATGGAGGCGGAGCATGACTCATTAACAGCTGAGAACCAGCAACTAAAGCGACAAATTAGTGAGATTTGCTCAGAGCTCCAAACAGCAAAGGACCAG ATTCGTCAGCTAGAGGTGTTGAGTATGAAACATAGAGGGCTGGTGAAAACTGCAGATCAAGAAAAATCAGCCTTGAAACGTGAAATGGAGTCTCTTCACGCACAGCTGCTGTCAGCACGGAACAAG GCTCAGCTGGCTGCAGTCTTGCCCTCATCTCCTCTACAGTTGCCAGGGGAACAGAGGAGACAGCACCATGGTGACGGCCCCAACTTCAACATGAAG GATGAGCGGGAGGTGGTGCTTTTACAGATGGAGGAGAGAATGAGTGAGGTGGAGCTCATGCTAAGAAACCTCAAACTGTTGCTACAGGAGAAAGTCTCTCAGCTGAAAGAACAG TTGACTAGAAACGGTGAAGCTGATGTGTTAATTAAAGACCTGTATGTGGAGAACGCTCAGCTGCTGAAGGCCCTGGAGAAAACAGAGCAACGTCAGAAAGTAGTAGAGAAGAAGAACTTCCTCCTGGAGGAGAAAATTTCCAGTCTCAACAAGATTGTCCGTGACCTTGGCCCTTCTCCGCTGACCCCTACACCCTACCACTTTACACACTCGTGA